One segment of Anatilimnocola aggregata DNA contains the following:
- a CDS encoding sulfatase-like hydrolase/transferase has protein sequence MNRQLICAVACVVAIALLSPVVANDVASLPNIVLIVADDLGYGDLGCYGGQRARTPHLDRLAQEGLRLTDFHANAASCSPTRAALLTGQYQQRSGVVEALSERSPGLPDEARTIAEYLKSAGYDTGIFGKWHLGSKPESRALPNRQGFDVFCGARHGGIDYVSHVDRYGRLDWWHDEKPVDEAGYATDLLAEHAVRFIEGRRTRPFFLYLPHLAVHFPWMEPGDESYREVGKNYDDRTKTGPHAPENVPRVVDKMVERLDDGVGKVMDCLRRLKLERNTLVIFTSDNGGYVHYAGAKNVSSNAPLRGGKIGMYEGGHRVPCLAWWPSKIAAGGVNYATMMTMDLLPTCLELAGLPLPPAGGPTALDGVSLVPVLLRDEPIAERTLFWQTGDMKAVRRGPWKVVIQHDQPAELYNLTTDLGERKNLASHEPKHMRDMLTALEVWQSQFIK, from the coding sequence ATGAATCGGCAACTGATTTGTGCAGTCGCCTGCGTCGTTGCGATAGCACTCCTCTCGCCCGTCGTGGCCAACGACGTCGCGTCGCTCCCCAATATCGTCCTTATCGTTGCCGACGATTTGGGATACGGCGATCTCGGGTGCTACGGCGGTCAGCGAGCACGCACACCTCACCTCGATCGCTTGGCACAAGAAGGATTACGGCTGACCGATTTCCATGCCAACGCAGCCTCTTGTTCGCCGACCCGAGCCGCACTGCTGACTGGACAGTACCAGCAACGCTCTGGAGTAGTCGAGGCCCTGAGTGAACGTAGCCCGGGCCTTCCCGATGAAGCCCGCACCATCGCAGAGTATTTGAAGTCCGCCGGCTATGACACCGGGATCTTCGGCAAGTGGCATTTAGGATCGAAGCCCGAAAGCCGTGCGCTCCCCAACCGCCAAGGCTTCGACGTGTTTTGCGGTGCAAGGCACGGTGGAATCGATTACGTCTCGCACGTCGACCGTTACGGGCGACTCGATTGGTGGCACGACGAAAAACCCGTTGACGAGGCCGGCTACGCGACCGATTTGCTCGCCGAACATGCCGTTCGATTTATCGAAGGCCGACGCACCCGACCTTTCTTTCTCTATTTGCCGCACTTGGCCGTCCATTTTCCTTGGATGGAGCCAGGGGACGAAAGCTACCGTGAGGTCGGCAAGAACTACGACGATCGCACCAAGACGGGGCCGCATGCGCCCGAGAATGTTCCTCGCGTCGTCGATAAGATGGTCGAAAGGCTGGACGACGGCGTGGGCAAAGTGATGGATTGCCTGCGGCGATTGAAACTCGAGCGGAACACACTCGTCATCTTTACTTCAGACAACGGCGGCTACGTACATTATGCAGGGGCGAAAAACGTTTCGTCGAACGCACCGCTGCGGGGAGGAAAGATAGGGATGTACGAAGGCGGCCATCGCGTCCCCTGCCTTGCTTGGTGGCCAAGCAAAATTGCCGCAGGCGGCGTAAACTATGCGACGATGATGACCATGGACTTGCTGCCGACCTGCTTGGAGTTGGCAGGCTTGCCATTGCCACCCGCCGGCGGTCCCACGGCCCTCGACGGAGTGAGCCTAGTCCCCGTGCTGCTACGTGACGAACCCATCGCCGAGCGAACCTTGTTCTGGCAGACGGGCGATATGAAAGCCGTTCGCCGCGGACCTTGGAAAGTGGTGATTCAGCACGATCAGCCGGCGGAACTTTACAACTTGACGACCGATCTCGGTGAACGGAAGAATCTGGCGTCGCATGAACCGAAGCACATGCGAGATATGCTCACTGCTCTGGAGGTATGGCAATCGCAGTTCATAAAGTGA
- the ltrA gene encoding group II intron reverse transcriptase/maturase, producing the protein MGSKRQKNQTQQTQLLLAFAGEAGSESPSARDEGTVLSAANLSTERPTGSDRLMECICDASNLNQAIAKVIANGGAPGVDGMRVTQLEKYFERHRDRIVGGLLAGTYRPQPVKRVEIPKPDGGVRKLGIPTVVDRVIQQAILQVLSPLWDATFSEHSFGFRPGRSAHQAIAQVQQYLEEGYTWVVDLDLEKFFDRVNHDVLMSRVARRVEDKRLLKLIRAFLNSGVMIEGLTEATPEGTPQGGPLSPLLSNLLLDELDRELESRGLRFARYADDCNVYVKSQRAGQRVLQSVTHWLATQLRLTVNQTKSAVDRPGKRKFLGFTFASSKKRSIAPSSRAKFKQRIRQLTKRNRGSSLERVVSELRSYLLGWRGYFGFCQTPSVLRDFDSWIHRRLRCYAWKQWRTGPRRFAELRRLGIGKDLAAQTAGSRKGYWHLSRSPALGISLTRAYFEALGLPMLSPTT; encoded by the coding sequence ATGGGCAGCAAACGGCAGAAAAACCAGACGCAGCAGACACAACTGCTGCTGGCCTTTGCGGGGGAAGCTGGGAGTGAATCTCCGAGCGCCCGCGACGAAGGGACCGTGCTGTCTGCGGCGAACTTGAGCACTGAACGCCCGACAGGTAGTGATCGGTTGATGGAGTGCATCTGCGACGCATCCAATCTCAACCAGGCGATTGCGAAAGTAATTGCCAACGGTGGCGCTCCCGGCGTGGATGGAATGCGTGTGACGCAACTCGAAAAGTATTTCGAGCGTCACCGCGACCGGATCGTCGGCGGGTTGCTCGCTGGGACGTATCGGCCTCAGCCGGTAAAGCGTGTGGAGATCCCTAAGCCCGACGGTGGAGTGCGTAAGCTTGGCATTCCGACGGTGGTGGATCGCGTGATCCAGCAGGCGATTCTTCAGGTGCTTTCACCGCTCTGGGACGCGACGTTTTCGGAGCACAGTTTCGGCTTTCGGCCGGGCCGGTCGGCTCACCAGGCAATCGCCCAAGTCCAGCAATATCTGGAGGAGGGGTACACCTGGGTCGTCGATTTGGATCTGGAGAAATTCTTCGACCGCGTGAACCACGACGTGCTGATGAGCCGCGTGGCTCGGCGTGTGGAAGACAAACGACTGCTGAAACTGATTCGTGCCTTCTTGAACTCGGGAGTGATGATTGAGGGGCTAACCGAGGCGACTCCGGAAGGAACGCCGCAGGGAGGCCCGCTCTCACCGTTGCTCTCGAACTTGCTGCTGGATGAACTGGATCGCGAGCTTGAGTCTCGCGGCCTGCGTTTCGCCCGCTACGCCGATGACTGCAACGTGTACGTCAAAAGCCAGCGGGCGGGACAACGTGTTCTGCAAAGCGTGACTCACTGGCTGGCCACTCAGCTCCGGCTGACAGTCAACCAGACGAAGAGCGCCGTGGACCGCCCTGGGAAACGCAAGTTCCTGGGGTTCACGTTCGCCTCCAGCAAGAAGCGGAGCATCGCACCTTCATCGCGAGCGAAGTTCAAGCAGCGAATCCGGCAACTGACCAAACGTAACCGGGGCTCGTCCTTGGAACGCGTGGTCAGCGAACTGCGCAGTTACTTGCTGGGTTGGCGAGGCTACTTCGGCTTCTGCCAGACCCCATCGGTGCTGCGTGACTTCGACAGTTGGATTCACCGTCGGTTGAGATGCTATGCGTGGAAGCAATGGCGGACTGGCCCACGCCGGTTCGCTGAACTGCGAAGGCTGGGAATCGGCAAAGACCTTGCCGCTCAAACCGCCGGCAGCCGCAAAGGCTACTGGCACCTCAGCCGCAGCCCCGCGCTGGGAATTTCGCTCACCCGAGCGTACTTCGAGGCGCTGGGCCTTCCGATGCTCTCCCCAACAACCTGA